The Micromonospora violae DNA segment GCGGCGGACGCGGGTGTCCCGCTGAACGCCATGATCACGGAGGTGACCGGGACGATGGCGGCTGCCAGGCCCGCGTAGATCTTCGATCGCCTTTTCATTGAACCCTCCAGGAACAGTCACGGTGGCGCTCCCTGGGGTGGTGGTGTCATCCGCACCCCGACGAAGGCGGTCGGCGCTGGCCACGGGTCTGGTCGACAGGGGCGCGTCGCGGCCAGGGCGGTGGCCGTGCCCTCGGCCACCACTGCCCGCTCGTCCGGCGCCGGCGACCGCCCGGCCGCGGTCCCCACAGGCGATCCGATGGGAGCTGTGTGCAGTTACTATCACTCTGGCAACGAAAAGTGTCAATGTCTGGGCCGTTCTGGCCGGCCTGCGACCGGTCAGCGGACAGGTGGCCTGCCGCCGATCGGCTCCGGGCGCGAGGGGTTCCTCGACGCCCGGAAATGGGTGATCCACGACGAGGCCTCCGGCCAGTGCGGCGTCGTCACCTCGACCAGACGCGCCTGAGCGAGCGACCCGAGGGTGGTGTGGATGTCCAGGAAGGTCTCCCTGGCCTCGGGGCGAGGCCAGGGCTTCGGCAGCAGATGCGCCGGCAGGTCCGGGTCGACGTCCGCGAACTTCCGCCAGGAATCCATCGCGGAGGTCCGCGCCACCAGCGCCCGCGCCCCGTCCACCTCCCCGTTGCGCGCTGCCGCCCGCAGTTGCGCGTACTGCTGCACGAAGTCTGCGTACGCCGAGGCGAGAGCGGTCAGGTCGTACGCGGCGGCCGGACCGTGTGGCCCGCTCTCCTCGTCGAACCGGGCGTGCAGGACCGACCACCGGGCGCCCTCCACGTGGTGCAGCAACCCACGCAGCGCCTCCTTCACCGGCGCGGCGTCGGACCCCGGCCGGATCCACACGCTGTCGTACAGGCCCACGAAGCCCAGTGCGCTCAACGACCGGCGCAGCGCGTGACGGGACGCCTGGGCGGAACTCGGCAGGGAGAAGGACGCCAGCAGCCACTCGCCGGTCCAGGGCACCGGGTGGGAGCCGAAGTTCAAGAAGTGCTGCATCCGGGAGCGGTGCTTGGCGATCGCCTGCGGCGTGAGGTGGTAGACCGGCGGCCGTCGGTTCCCGCGCGTGGCGATGAGACCGCGCTTGACCAGCCGGGACAGCGCGGCACGGGCACTGGACTCGCTGACTCCGAACTCGCCCAGCATCGCGATGACCGCCGTCGACGGCAGGTCGGCCTCCGAGGAGTCGAGGTACTCGCCGAGCAGGGTCGTCAGAAGGTGCTGCGGGCTGGACCCGGCCTGGGACCGGGGCACTCGGACGTCGGCGGTCTGGTGGGGGTTCACCTCACCAGATTGCCGCACCGCGACGCGCATGGTCTCGTCACGAGCAGGGCGGGGTAACGCGCTACCACTGGCGGACGAGGGCACTATCGTTCTGGCGTGCACATCCGCTTCGACGTCCCCGCCGATCCCGCCTACCCGGGCCGGGTGGCCGCCGCGCTCGGCACCGTCCGGTTACGCAGATTCGGCTATATCGGAGCGGTCCTGACCGCGGTCGGGGTTATCGGCCTCGTCGTCTCGCGGGGGTTCGGGTGGGGTGAGCGGATGTCACCGCTCTGGACGACGCTGGTCATAGCCGGCGTGCTGTCGATGCTGTACCGGCCGTGGGTGCTGGCGCGCGCCCGCCGCCGCTCCGGTAGCTACGCCGTCTCGGGCGCCTACGACATCACCGACGACAACATCATGATGCGCAGCGGCTCCGAATCCGGTGGCATCGCCTGGGACGGGGTCGACCAGGTGCGCGACGTCGGAGATTTCTGGGTCGTGTACGTCGGTCGGAACCCGGCGACCGTGATCCCGCGCTGGCTGATGTCCGCCGAGGATGCCGAGACGTTGCGCGCCTTTCTGACCGAACGAGGGCTGCTGCGACGTCGGTGAGCTCAGCTGCCGCAGGCCGCTGGGGGATCGGGCTACCGCGTCTGGGTCGGTTGCGAAGGGGCGGCGAGGAGCGCCTCGTACCGGTGAAGATCATTGTTCGTGCCGATGTGCCGGAAACCGGCACGTTCGAGGGTGCGTTGGGAGGCGATGTTGTCGCTGGTGGTCTCGGCGACGACGCGGGACAACCCGTGCTCGGTCGCGAGGCTGAGTAGGGCGGCGAGCGCCTCCGCCGCATAGCCGTTCCCCCGGGCTGACGGGGCAAGGCCGTAACCGACCTCGATGCGTCCGTTGTCCGGCCGACCCTTGAAACCGATTCCTCCGATGGCCTTCCCGTCGGCGGTCCGGGTGATCCGATAGTGCCCGAATGGGCGTCGGTCGCCGTAGGCGGCGGTGGCGGCGAGAAAGCCCCGGACGCCGAAGATGTCGCCGTCGAATGGAAAGTCCTCGGCCCAGTCATCTCCGGCCTCGGCACGCCGCTCGACGATGCGTTCACCCTCCGCTGTGTCGATGGGGTGAAGGCGCAGTCGGGGCGTACGAAGATCGGTCACGGGCCACAGCGAAGCAGCCCTCGGGAACCACCACAAGCCAATTACCCGCCCGGCGCGGACCGGTTTCGCGGAATCGGTAGTAGTCCGTGTCGGCATCCGCGCCCCCGAACGGTTGCGGCTACCTATTCTCGACGGGGATGCACCACGTCCGGGTAGTGCCGTCGGCCCGACGGCTCACAGGAGGCCGTCATGAGCACCAAGGATCGACCTGCGGGGATCAGCCCCACAGCGGTGGAGTCGGCACCAGGGCTGTGGCGGGTCGATCTGCAACGACACGACCTCAGCATTCCCGGGCGGGAGGTCATCCAGGCTCGGGTGGAGTTCACGCCGGATTCTCCACCGTTCAAGCACTTCCACCCGGGCGAGGAAATCATCTGCGTGCTGCAGGGAACGCTGGAATACCGGCTTGAGGGGCAGCCGCCCACGGTGTGCAATCCCGGCGACGCGCTTACCGTCCCGTACGGGGTGCATCACGAGGCCCGAAATGTTGGTGACGGTGTCGCTGTCGAACTCGCCACGTACGTCGTCGAGAAGGGGAAACCACTTCTCACCAAGGTGGAGTGACATGCCGTCGGGGCCAGGTGGGTCGCCTGGCCCCGAACGATTCGGGCTGGGTCAGCCCAGGTATTTCTCCCACGGACCGGTGATGGCCAGGGTGAGACCCGGGTCCTGCATGTTGACGAAGAGCACCTTGCCGTCCGCGCTGAAGGTCGGCCCGCAGAACTCCGAGTCGTTGAGTTGGTTGCGGGCGATCGCGTACGTGGGCCCACCCGGGATCGTGCTGAGCACGTGCGAGGCGCCCGTGCCGTCCTCGGCGAGTACGAGGCTGCCCCACGGGGTGACCGTCACGTTGTCGGGGCCGTCGAAGGTGAGGTCGGTGTACTTGACCGCCGCACCCTCCTCGGACTGGGTCTGGTGCGGGAAGTACGTCACCAACTGGATGGTCTGGTTCTTGAAGTTGTAGAACCAGACCATGCCGTCGTGCGGTGCCGCGTCCGCCGGCAGGTCACCCTCATCCCAGGCGTACGAGTTGACCACGTACACGCCCTCGTCGGTGGCCCACACGCCCTCGAACTTCCGCCCGCGGGTGACCTGGCCGTCGGCGAACTGCTCGCGTACCGACTTGGTGCGCGCGTCGCGGTCGGGCACCTCGATCCACCGGACCGGGAAGGGGCGGCCCAGCTGGGCGGAGGTCAGGTACGCGACGTCCGGCAGCACCGAGCCGTCATCCATGATGATCTGCATCGCGGCGAGGACACCGGCGTTCGGTGCGAGGCGGGTGAGCACACCCGGGCCCAGCTTGACCCCGTGCGGGGCCGTCCAGCGGTAGAAGAGGCCGTTGGGGCCGTCGGCGTCCTCGGAGAGGTAGATCCGGGTGCGGTCCTGGTCGACGGCGAGGGCCTCGTGGGAGTAGCGGCCCAGGCACTTGATCGGCTTCGGGTCGGCGCTGCCGTCGGCCCACACCTCGAAGACGTAACCGTGGTCCTTCTGGTAGACGCCGGACCGGCCGCCCTCCTTCCACGTGTCGCCGGCGCGGTCCTCGGCCTCCTCGCAGGTGAGCCAGGTGCCCCAGGGGGTCGGTCCACCGGCGCAGTTGGCGATGGTGCCGGAGAGCGCCACGAACTCACCCAGGTTGCGGCCCGCGAGGTCGGTCTTGATCACGGTGCAACCGCCGGCGTCGACCGCGCCCGCGTCGTAGACCGTGCCCTTGACGTGCGGCACGCCGAACTCCGCGCCCGGGTCGATCTCATGGTTCTGGATCAGGGTGTAGCGGCCGTGGCCGGCGTCGTAGACGGCCATCCCGTCGTGGTCCGACGGGGTCACGCCCTGGCCACGGTCGAGCCGGGTGACGCCGGTCCGGGTGACGATGGTGTAGCTGAAGCCCTTGGGCAGGGCCAGGATTCCCTTGGGGTCGTCCACGAGCGGCGGGAAGGGCACGTTCCCGGGCTTCACGGGCGGGTGCGGCCGGGTCGGGCTGGCCTGGGCCAGGGACGGCAGGCCGCCCGCGACGGCAAGGCCGACACCGGCGGCGGCACCGCTGGCGAGGAAGGTACGACGAGAGGTAGGCACGGGGGGATCAGCTCCTGTCGAGGCAAGTGCGTCGACCAGCAGCCGACTCCGGCGGACGGACAGCGACACGTCACTCGTGGGAGCGGGCGGTGACATCGGAGTGAAGAGTCAGGGTCGCTCACGCGCCGACCTCATCGCCGGCCTGGCCGAGCAGGCATACGCCTCGGGCGACCCGCGGTCAGCTCTGCTGGTAGTTCACCGCGGCGAACCCGCACGGCTGGTGCAGGTGCAGGTAGTAGGCGCCGTCGCCGACCTCGTGCAGGTCGGCACCCCCGATCAGGCCCAGGTAGTCCATCGGCTCCCCGCAGCCGGGACAGTCGGGGTGCTCGGCGTCCTGGATCCAGTCGGGTCGGCCGCCCAGGGTCGAGCCACCCTGATTCCAGGCGCTGGCCTGGTACGGGCTCGCCAGGGCCGGCCCCGGAACCGGGATCAGCGTCGGCGGGTCCTCTGGTCCGGCGTCACCGCCCAGGTAGCTCGGACGGGTGTTGTCAGCCCACCAGGCGGTGGCGCCGGACGGTGTGACCCGGCTGTACAACGTCGTGTAGCAGGCGCAGAAGTGGCAGGTCTCGATGACCAGGCGGCCGGACCAGCCGGTGTGGGCCAGCGCGGCGCGGATCGTGGGGTCGCTGGTGTCAAGGTCGGCGGCGACCCAGAGGGGTGACGCGCACCAGGGGCAGGCGGGTCGGTCGGCCGGCGCGGGCCCGTCCCGCATGACCCACCGGTACGCGAGGTCAGCGCACAGGTCCCGGCGGTTGCCGTCCGGGCCGATCGTCCAACCGCCCTCGAGCGCATAGCTCAGCACACCCACGTGCAGGTCGTCCGCACCGGTTGGCGGCTGCGTCGACCAGCGACGCAGGGCACGCTCGGCGAGCGGATGCGCGCTGTGGGCCAGGATGAGGAGCAGGTGGTTGAGCCGGTCCGGCGTACGCCCGCCGTCGATCTGCTCGATGACCCGGCTGACCACGTCGGCGTTCGCCGCCTGGTACAACGTCGCCGGCCACAGCAGGTCGAGGTCGAGCAGGCTCGCATGGTACGGCGACAGTCTTTGCGGATCGGCCGCACCGATCTCGGTCAACTCCTCGATCGCGTCGTCGTCCCCGTCCGCCGCTCTGCCGATCAGTTCCTCGATCACCGGCGGATGGTAGCCGGGTGGCAGCCGCGCTTCGTCCGCGGTCGATCGAGTCGACCTCCGCCGCAGGCCACCCGTCTCCCGGCGCTCAGCGTCCGGCTGCCGGGGCCGGTTGAGGTCGGCGATCCGCTGACGCATCGGGCGTGGCCCGCCACCATCGGCGGGACGCCAACGCCGTCAGTCCGGCGCCGGCGGCGTTGAGCAGGACGTCGTCCACCGACGACACCCGGTCGAGCCGGAGGACGTACTGGGCGGTCTCGACCAGGATCGAGGAGCCGGCCGCGAGAGCCAGGATTCGCGGTACCGACGCCAGCGCCCGGAACCGCAGCGGGGCGAAGAACCCCACTGAAGCGAAGACCAGTAGATTGCCGACGACCTGGACCGTCGCTGTCAGCGGGCCTCCGTCGGAAAAGATCGTGAGCAGGTCGCGCAGCGGCACCAGGGCCACCCGGCCGGGCACCACACCGGCCTGGTCGCCCGGCA contains these protein-coding regions:
- a CDS encoding PaaX family transcriptional regulator, which gives rise to MNPHQTADVRVPRSQAGSSPQHLLTTLLGEYLDSSEADLPSTAVIAMLGEFGVSESSARAALSRLVKRGLIATRGNRRPPVYHLTPQAIAKHRSRMQHFLNFGSHPVPWTGEWLLASFSLPSSAQASRHALRRSLSALGFVGLYDSVWIRPGSDAAPVKEALRGLLHHVEGARWSVLHARFDEESGPHGPAAAYDLTALASAYADFVQQYAQLRAAARNGEVDGARALVARTSAMDSWRKFADVDPDLPAHLLPKPWPRPEARETFLDIHTTLGSLAQARLVEVTTPHWPEASSWITHFRASRNPSRPEPIGGRPPVR
- a CDS encoding YcxB family protein, whose amino-acid sequence is MHIRFDVPADPAYPGRVAAALGTVRLRRFGYIGAVLTAVGVIGLVVSRGFGWGERMSPLWTTLVIAGVLSMLYRPWVLARARRRSGSYAVSGAYDITDDNIMMRSGSESGGIAWDGVDQVRDVGDFWVVYVGRNPATVIPRWLMSAEDAETLRAFLTERGLLRRR
- a CDS encoding GNAT family N-acetyltransferase, encoding MTDLRTPRLRLHPIDTAEGERIVERRAEAGDDWAEDFPFDGDIFGVRGFLAATAAYGDRRPFGHYRITRTADGKAIGGIGFKGRPDNGRIEVGYGLAPSARGNGYAAEALAALLSLATEHGLSRVVAETTSDNIASQRTLERAGFRHIGTNNDLHRYEALLAAPSQPTQTR
- a CDS encoding cupin domain-containing protein — its product is MSTKDRPAGISPTAVESAPGLWRVDLQRHDLSIPGREVIQARVEFTPDSPPFKHFHPGEEIICVLQGTLEYRLEGQPPTVCNPGDALTVPYGVHHEARNVGDGVAVELATYVVEKGKPLLTKVE
- a CDS encoding alkaline phosphatase PhoX codes for the protein MPTSRRTFLASGAAAGVGLAVAGGLPSLAQASPTRPHPPVKPGNVPFPPLVDDPKGILALPKGFSYTIVTRTGVTRLDRGQGVTPSDHDGMAVYDAGHGRYTLIQNHEIDPGAEFGVPHVKGTVYDAGAVDAGGCTVIKTDLAGRNLGEFVALSGTIANCAGGPTPWGTWLTCEEAEDRAGDTWKEGGRSGVYQKDHGYVFEVWADGSADPKPIKCLGRYSHEALAVDQDRTRIYLSEDADGPNGLFYRWTAPHGVKLGPGVLTRLAPNAGVLAAMQIIMDDGSVLPDVAYLTSAQLGRPFPVRWIEVPDRDARTKSVREQFADGQVTRGRKFEGVWATDEGVYVVNSYAWDEGDLPADAAPHDGMVWFYNFKNQTIQLVTYFPHQTQSEEGAAVKYTDLTFDGPDNVTVTPWGSLVLAEDGTGASHVLSTIPGGPTYAIARNQLNDSEFCGPTFSADGKVLFVNMQDPGLTLAITGPWEKYLG
- a CDS encoding VanZ family protein — its product is MVKGWHGWLGTINGVVLTTVLLLPLAALTVWAVARRRRSAGTTSAWRTSLADVGIVYGTVPWVWMIMLPGDQAGVVPGRVALVPLRDLLTIFSDGGPLTATVQVVGNLLVFASVGFFAPLRFRALASVPRILALAAGSSILVETAQYVLRLDRVSSVDDVLLNAAGAGLTALASRRWWRATPDASADRRPQPAPAAGR